The Saccharomycodes ludwigii strain NBRC 1722 chromosome II, whole genome shotgun sequence genome window below encodes:
- the MRX14 gene encoding mitochondrial 54S ribosomal protein bL34m (similar to Saccharomyces cerevisiae YDR115W | MRX14 | Mitochondrial oRganization of gene eXpression (MIOREX)) — protein MLTTSTRSPIDHLQKMGSSVTIPETFTTGTSTSTFSSLLTNIGCLLGRRWKSRGNTFQPSTLKRKRRIGFLARCRSKTGQNILKRRKTKGRWYLTY, from the coding sequence ATGTTAACTACCTCAACACGATCACCAATTGAtcatttacaaaaaatggGATCATCAGTCACTATTCCTGAAACTTTTACTACTGGTACTAGTACTTCTACCTTTTCTAGTTTATTAACTAATATTGGATGTTTATTGGGAAGAAGGTGGAAAAGCAGAGGTAACACTTTTCAACCAAGTactttgaaaagaaaaaggagaaTTGGTTTTTTGGCTAGATGCAGAAGTAAGACTGGACAAAACATTTTGAAGAGAAGAAAGACTAAAGGTAGATGGTATTTGACATATTAG
- the MRPL1 gene encoding mitochondrial 54S ribosomal protein uL1m (similar to Saccharomyces cerevisiae YDR116C | MRPL1 | Mitochondrial Ribosomal Protein Large subunit) produces the protein MMLGLRRSFGTSTILKSTAAAAATAVSNTTSMSSSSNISMGSVLSTPQVKLSKDQLKKRELRRATINKRNARKPASDSPVYLPLPMALRYLRAAEVGFTRNQTTLTITTLVVSERGNQPLRGKIFLPHSLSAKGDSTKIMVFVGDESKVGYYKDELNCETVGGSKLVESIKNGSIDVSNIKMAFATPDIAPSLNKELGRILGPKGLLPTAKRGTVAEDLTTLIRESVGAMPFQQKRNVISVPIGKVQLSDLQIAENILAARTAIMKALGEQKSKKPSILGQTTISSTHGPGIVIDFK, from the coding sequence atgatgctAGGTTTAAGAAGGAGTTTTGGCACATCCACGATTTTGAAAAGTAcagctgctgctgctgctacCGCCGTTTCGAACACAACTAGTATGTCTTCTTCATCTAATATATCGATGGGTTCGGTACTTAGTACACCACAAGTTAAATTATCCAAAGATCagttaaagaaaagagaacTAAGAAGAGCAACTATAAACAAGAGAAATGCTAGAAAACCAGCTTCTGATAGTCCTGTATATTTACCGTTGCCAATGGCGTTGCGTTACTTACGTGCTGCAGAGGTTGGATTTACGAGAAATCAAACTACGCTAACCATAACAACCTTAGTTGTTAGTGAACGTGGTAATCAACCGTTAAGAGGAAAGATTTTTTTGCCACACTCTTTGTCAGCCAAGGGTGATAGTACCAAGATTATGGTTTTCGTTGGCGATGAAAGCAAAGTAGGATATTACAAGGATGAATTAAATTGTGAAACAGTCGGTGGTTCTAAATTAGTggaaagtattaaaaatggttCAATTGATGTATCTAACATTAAAATGGCTTTTGCAACACCCGATATCGCACCAagtttaaataaagaattagGCAGAATTTTGGGGCCAAAGGGGTTGTTACCCACAGCGAAGAGAGGTACTGTTGCTGAAGATTTGACTACATTGATCAGGGAGAGTGTTGGTGCTATGCCATTTCAGcagaaaagaaatgttaTCAGTGTTCCCATTGGGAAAGTACAACTTAGTGATTTACAGATTGCTGAAAATATTCTAGCTGCTAGAACAGCTATCATGAAAGCTTTGGGTGaacaaaaaagtaaaaagcCTAGTATTTTAGGTCAAACTACTATAAGCAGCACTCACGGCCCGGGCATTGTCATTGACTttaaatag